The Salvelinus namaycush isolate Seneca chromosome 16, SaNama_1.0, whole genome shotgun sequence genome has a segment encoding these proteins:
- the LOC120061268 gene encoding transmembrane protein 115-like: MSRYLPVARQHFFGALANMSVVVKSISAIVLLLYLLSWAVDTPYALGVTPGYLFPPNFWIWTLVTHAVVEQHVWGVAANLGTVMACGRLLEPLWGALELLIFFTVVNISAGLLAGLSYLLTYVVTFDLDYLFAVRVHGTPALLGGVLVALKQTMGDTTVLRVPQVRLKAAPALVLLCFSLLCLSGLLESAAPLAAYSFGALAGWVYLRFYQRHSRGRGDMSDHFAFASFFPEVVQPVVGLLAGLVHAALVKIKVCRKMVKRYDVGAPSSITISLPGTDPQDAERRRQLALKALNERLKKVEDQSTWPSMDDEEDDNEDEVRTDTPLLLGQERTSPAGGSSGSQNTTGQESSIISFEDAPSRS; encoded by the exons ATGAGTCGCTATCTGCCAGTTGCACGACAGCACTTCTTTGGCGCATTAGCCAATATGAGCGTTGTGGTGAAGTCCATAAGTGCCATAGTGCTCCTTCTGTACCTGCTCTCATGGGCAGTTGACACTCCATATGCCCTGGGCGTGACACCTGGCTACCTCTTTCCCCCTAACTTCTGGATCTGGACCCTGGTGACCCATGCCGTGGTGGAGCAGCATGTGTGGGGAGTGGCAGCCAACTTGGGGACTGTTATGGCCTGTGGCCGGCTGTTGGAGCCTCTGTGGGGCGCCTTGGAGCTGCTCATCTTTTTCACTGTGGTCAACATCTCTGCAGGCCTCCTGGCTGGCCTCTCCTACTTGCTCACGTATGTTGTCACCTTCGACCTGGACTACCTATTTGCGGTGCGCGTCCACGGGACACCAGCCCTCCTCGGGGGGGTGTTGGTGGCCCTTAAGCAGACCATGGGGGATACGACGGTGCTGCGGGTTCCCCAGGTGAGGCTCAAAGCTGCCCCGGCGCTGGTCCTCCTCTGCTTTTCCCTGCTCTGCCTCTCAGGCCTGCTGGAGAGTGCCGCCCCACTGGCGGCCTACAGCTTTGGCGCCCTGGCAGGCTGGGTCTACCTGCGCTTCTACCAGAGGCACAGCCGGGGCCGTGGCGACATGTCAGACCACTTTGCCTTTGCCTCCTTCTTCCCTGAAGTGGTACAGCCGGTGGTGGGGCTGCTGGCTGGCCTGGTGCATGCAGCCCTGGTGAAGATCAAGGTTTGTAGGAAGATGGTAAAGCGCTACGACGTGGGGGCACCTTCCTCCATCACCATCAGTCTGCCAGGGACGGACCCCCAGGAcgcagagaggaggag GCAGTTGGCGCTGAAGGCCCTAAACGAGCGACTGAAGAAGGTGGAGGACCAGTCGACCTGGCCAAGCATGGATGACGAAGAGGACGACAATGAGGATGAAGTTCGGACCGACACTCCCCTGCTCTTGGGACAGGAGAGAACGTCGCCAGCAGGGGGGTCTAGCGGCTCCCAGAACACCACGGGACAGGAGTCCAGCATTATCAGCTTTGAAGACGCCCCCTCCCGCTCATAA
- the LOC120061269 gene encoding rho-related GTP-binding protein RhoA-B-like, producing MAAIRKKLVIVGDGACGKTCLLIVFSKDQFPEVYVPTVFENYVADIEVDSKQVELALWDTAGQEDYDRLRPLSYPDTDVILMCFSIDSPDSLENIPEKWTPEVKHFCPNVPIILVGNKKDLRNDEHTRRELAKMKQEPVKPEEARDMANRIGAFGYMECSAKTKDGVREVFEMATRAALQTRRGKKSNKCLLL from the exons ATGGCAGCGATTCGTAAGAAGCTGGTGATCGTGGGAGATGGTGCTTGTGGGAAGACGTGTCTGTTGATAGTCTTCAGTAAAGACCAGTTCCCTGAGGTCTACGTACCCACTGTCTTTGAGAACTATGTGGCTGACATTGAGGTGGACAGCAAACAG GTGGAGCTGGCTCTGTGGGATACAGCTGGCCAAGAGGACTACGACAGGCTTCGCCCCCTCTCCTACCCCGACACTGACGTCATCCTCATGTGCTTCTCCATTGACAGCCCAGACAGCTTGG AGAACATTCCAGAGAAGTGGACTCCAGAGGTCAAACACTTCTGTCCCAACGTTCCCATCATCCTCGTAGGCAATAAGAAGGACCTGCGCAACGATGAACACACACGCCGGGAGCTGGCCAAGATGAAACAG GAGCCAGTGAAGCCAGAGGAGGCCCGTGACATGGCCAACCGGATCGGAGCGTTCGGCTATATGGAGTGCTCGGCCAAGACGAAGGATGGTGTGCGGGAGGTGTTTGAGATGGCCACCAGGGCGGCACTACAGACCCGGCGAGGAAAGAAGAGCAATAAATGTCTCCTTCTGTAG